In one window of Juglans regia cultivar Chandler chromosome 3, Walnut 2.0, whole genome shotgun sequence DNA:
- the LOC108981789 gene encoding pre-mRNA-splicing factor SYF1-like: MIVGKEMYPSQEDLLYEEEVLRNPFSLKLWWRYLIARSDAPFKKRFVIYERALKALPGSYKLWYAYLRERLDLVRNIPVTHSLFQALNNTFERALVTMHKMPRIWIMYLQTLTDQKLLVRTRHTFDRALCALPVTQHDRIWEPYLVFVSQKGVPIETSLRVYRRYLKYDPTHIEDFIEFLVNSSLWQEAAERLASVLNDDEFYSIKGKTKHRLWLELCDLLTRHATEVSGLNVDAIIRGGIRKFTDEVGRLWTSLAEYYIRRNLHDKARDIFEEGIMTVVTVRDFSVIFDSYSQFEESMLAHKMEGVSSSDEEEEGEEENDVDDDEDVRLDLNLSVAKLEKKILNGFWLHDAKDIDLRIARLEDLINRRPELANSVLLRQNPHNVEQWHRRVKLFEGNPTKQILTYTEAVRTVDPNKAVGKPHTLWVNFARLYENHKDIANARVIFDKAVQVNYKTVDHLATLYCEWAEMELRHKNFKGALDLMRRATAEPSVEVKRRVAADGSEPVQIKLYKSLRLWTFYVDLEESLGTLESTRSVYERILDLRIATPQIILNYAFLLEEHKYFEDAFKVYERGVKIFKYPHVKDIWVTYLSKFVKRYGKTKLERARELFEHAVETAPADAVKPLYLQYAKLEEDYGLAKRAMKVYDQATKAVPNNEKLSMYEIYIARAAEIFGVPKTREIYEQAIESGLPDKDVKAMCLKYADLEKSLGEIDRSRGIFVFASQFADPRSDGDFWNKWHEFEVQHGNEDTFREMLRIKRSVSASYSQTHFILPEYMMQKDQRLNLDDARDKLKQAGVAEDEMAALERQLAPAASNAKDSSRKVGFVSAGVESESDGGIKASANHEDIELPEGSDSEEDEKVEIAQKDVPSAVFGGLVHKRDEAEKDGEEQNKDKDGDSRLGALERIKRQKRA; the protein is encoded by the exons ATGATTGTCGGTAAGGAGATGTATCCCTCGCAGGAGGACTTGCTCTACGAAGAGGAGGTTCTCCGCAACCCATTCAGCCTTAAGCTCTGGTGGCGCTACCTCATCGCGCGTTCCGATGCCCCCTTCAAGAAGCGATTCGTCATCTACGAACGAGCCCTCAAGGCTCTTCCTGGTAGCTACAAGCTCTGGTACGCCTATCTTCGCGAACGTCTCGACCTCGTTCGCAACATCCCAgtcactcactctctcttccAAGCCCTAAACAACACTTTCGAACGCGCCCTTGTCACTATGCACAAAATGCCCCGCATTTGGATTATGTACCTTCAAACCCTCACCGACCAGAAATTGCTCGTCCGGACTCGCCACACCTTCGACAGGGCACTCTGCGCCCTCCCGGTTACCCAGCACGACCGCATTTGGGAACCCTACCTCGTGTTCGTCAGCCAAAAGGGTGTCCCTATAGAGACCTCTCTTAGGGTTTATCGCAGGTACTTGAAATACGACCCTACTCATATTGAAGATTTCATTGAATTTTTGGTTAATTCGAGTCTTTGGCAAGAGGCAGCGGAGCGGTTAGCTTCAGTTTTGAACGACGATGAGTTTTATTCTATTAAGGGAAAGACCAAACATAGGCTGTGGTTGGAGTTGTGTGATTTGCTTACCAGGCATGCCACTGAAGTCTCTGGATTGAATGTGGATGCCATAATTAGGGGTGGGATTAGGAAGTTCACCGATGAGGTTGGGCGGTTGTGGACCTCGCTTGCTGAGTATTATATTAGGAGGAATTTGCACGATAAGGCTAGGGATATATTTGAGGAGGGTATCATGACCGTGGTTACTGTGAGGGATTTTAGTGTGATTTTCGATTCGTACTCGCAGTTTGAAGAGAGTATGCTTGCTCATAAGATGGAAGGTGTGAGTTCAagtgatgaggaggaggagggtgaagaagaaaatgatgttgatgatgatgaagatgttcgGTTGGATTTGAACTTATCAGTGGCCAAACTTGAGAAGAAGATACTTAATGGGTTCTGGTTACATGATGCCAAGGATATAGATTTAAGGATTGCCCGATTAGAGGATCTCATTAATAGACGACCCGAATTGGCTAATAGTGTTCTGTTACGCCAAAATCCTCATAATGTGGAACAGTGGCACCGAAGGGTGAAGCTGTTTGAGGGTAATCCCACGAAGCAAATATTGACTTACACTGAGGCAGTGAGGACGGTTGACCCTAATAAAGCCGTGGGAAAGCCTCATACGTTGTGGGTTAATTTTGCCCGACTGTATGAGAACCACAAAGATATTGCCAATGCTAGAGTTATATTTGACAAGGCTGTGCAAGTGAACTACAAGACCGTAGATCATTTGGCTACTTTGTACTGTGAATGGGCTGAAATGGAACTGAGGCATAAGAATTTCAAAGGAGCACTTGACTTGATGAGGCGGGCTACAGCAGAGCCCTCAGTAGAGGTTAAACGAAGAG TGGCTGCTGATGGTTCTGAACCAGTTCAGATAAAGCTCTACAAGTCCTTGAGACTTTGGACCTTCTACGTTGATTTGGAAGAGAGCTTGGGTACCTTGGAATCTACCCGATCAGTGTACGAGCGGATACTGGATCTAAGAATAGCCACGCCACAAATTATTCTCAACTATGCATTTCTGCTGGAA GAGCATAAATACTTTGAAGATGCATTCAAGGTATATGAAAGAGGTGTGAAGATTTTCAAGTATCCACATGTTAAAGACATATGGGTTACATATCTATCAAAATTTGTGAAGAGATATGGAAAGACAAAACTGGAGCGGGCAAGAGAGCTGTTTGAGCATGCTGTTGAAACA GCCCCTGCTGATGCAGTAAAACCCTTGTATCTTCAATATGCAAAGCTGGAGGAGGATTATGGTCTGGCAAAGCGAGCAATGAAAGTCTATGATCAAGCAACTAAAGCTGTTCCAAACAATGAGAAATTGAGCATGTATGAAATTTACATTGCTCGAGCAGCAGAGATCTTTGGTGTTCCAAAAACAAGGGAAATATATGAGCAAGCAATAGAGTCTGGTCTCCCAGACAAAGATGTGAAGGCCATGTGCTTGAAGTATGCAGACCTTGAAAAGAGCTTGGGTGAAATTGATCGTTCTCGTGGAATATTTGTATTTGCTTCCCAATTTGCAGATCCACGTTCTGATGGGGATTTCTGGAATAAATGGCATGAGTTTGAGGTGCAGCATGGAAATGAAGATACCTTCAGGGAAATGCTTCGCATTAAAAGGAGTGTTTCTGCGAGCTATAGTCAG ACGCATTTTATATTGCCCGAGTATATGATGCAAAAGGATCAGAGGTTGAACCTTGATGATGCAAGAGACAAGTTGAAACAAGCAGGGGTCGCTGAAGATGAAATGGCTGCTCTCGAAAGGCAGTTGGCTCCTGCAGCCAGCAATGCTAAAGACAGCAGCAGAAAAGTGGGCTTTGTGAGTGCTGGTGTTGAATCAGAGTCTGATGGTGGCATAAAAGCTTCTGCAAATCATGAAGATATAGAACTGCCAGAAGGAAGTGATTCAGAAGAGGATGAAAAGGTTGAAATTGCGCAGAAAGATGTTCCATCAGCAGTTTTTGGAGGTTTAGTTCATAAGAGAGATGAGGCTGAGAAAGATGGGGAAGAGCAGAACAAAGATAAGGATGGTGACAGCCGCCTAGGTGCTCTTGAGAGAATAAAGAGGCAAAAGCGAGCGTGA